The genomic region CCAATGTTACATAATTATGATAAGATTCATGTTAATAATAAAGAATGACGTGATTATTACTATAACAAGGTTGGCAGTTACATTGTGGACATTCTATTACATTGTCAAGGTAAGTTTTTGTACTTCAacataattgaattacaatatTAACGTTTATTATTACATCATTGACATACTAAAACAGCATATACGTATGTTACTACTATGAAACATTATGAATTTACATGACGTCTTAATTTGGTTACAACAAGACGTCAACATACAATGTCTAAGTAAGGTTACATTGTAATCATTCAAATTTAGATTCTAAGGTTACATAGTTATCTTAACTTTATATTTAATTACACCAAATGACGCTAGTATTACTATACCAAGGCGTTACATTGTGGACATTAGGTTACACTGTGATCATTCAAATTTACACTCCAAAATTACTTAATTATCTTAATATTATACATAATTACCTTAACGTTATACCATTGTTACCCTTTACGATGTAGACGTTAGATTACACTATTAAGGTATTATATTATAGTTGAACAATTAACAGCTTAACGTTCAAACTAAATGGTACCAATTTCGCTATGAGTTTGAATGTTTATGATATTTGAAATATGATTAAAATTAtggaaactgttattagcatttcaaaaatctcattctgcaCTCTTTACAAGTAGTACGATAGTGTCATTAACTTAAAGAGTATTACAATTCTCAATTTAACTTGGCGCCATCAGTCTAGGTTTCCGATGAATCTTTAACCTTACTGCTCTCTCCAGGCAGCTCGAGGCAAGACTTTTCGATAGCTGCCTCTTCCTTGTCTTCGCTTTTATCAGATACTTCCTCAAGTGGTAGAGGATACGATGATACCTGGCCTGGTTTATTGCCAGGGTTCTCTTTTTCCCCCTGCAAATGATGGTCTAAATTCACTTCAACTGGCATATGTTCAGCATCTCCAGTAGGATGTTCAGACGGCATACGCTCAGCATTCACTTGGTTCAACCCTGCTGCCATTCCCTCTTGTCTGGAAACGACTTCCTTGTTTCTCTTCAAATGCTGATCATCACATGGTGGGACAAAGCCGCTATTAGTTTGGAGATCATGGGTTTCTTCAGCCTCTGTATCAGTAGGATGAAGTTCGGATGGCATGCACACAGTAACTTGGTTCGACCCTGATGTCATTCCCACCTGTCTGGAAACCACTTCCTCGTCTCTCTCCAATTGCTGATCATCGCATGGTCCACTAACACCGCTCTTAGTTTGGAGATCATGGGGTTCTTCTGCCTCAGTACCGTTGGTTGGTGCGTTACCCTGTGGGGATTTTAGACCATCAGGGGCATCTGATATCACCTCCCTTTCACCAGCCTCTTGATGGTCTGTATCGTCGACTGCATCTACGTTGTTGATGGGTTGCGAAATAGAATCTCCATGAGTGTAATCACTCTGTGTACTCACTTCCAAGTCAGGTTCTTCCGCTGTGCTTTCTCCTTTTGATTCACTTTCAGCTGCTTTTAAAGTGGCAGGAAAAGATTGGAAAGCATCCCAATCATCTTCATCCTCTtctgcctcttcgatttcttgGTCATCAGAAGGAGAATGCGCTGTGGTGGCTGATGGTGGAGGTTTCTCTTTGCTTGCCTCTGTTGGAACTGGTAATTTTATCTCTAATGACGGAGTTGTGGGCTTCAGCTGGGTTGCATTATGCTCTTGTGTCACAGACGCACGGATGAACCCCTGAAAAGACAAAGGGATTTAAAGTTCTGTTTGTAAGCATCCATAAAAAGTAGAGCCTGAGACTCCCAAGTATTCCAGTTCGTTCCAAAACAATAGCAAAATACTTTTGAAAGACATATCCAATAAACGGCATAGAATACCATTCTTGAATCTGCAATAGCAAGAGCACccaacaaagagaagaaaaagagaccTGAAGTTGCTGTCGTTGTGTTACAGGCATAGACAGCAATATATCCTTGAAGTGAACTGCTGACGAAGGAAGCTGAGCAAGATGAGAAACAAGCCTTACAGCAGTGCTTCTTAATGTATCGACTTCCTGTCAATGATGCATAATTGGAAAACCATCAGTCAAACACGTGATAAAAGAcagtttgaaactttgaattttagagGCTGCTTATTTTATTACCAGTGAAGAACCTTCTTCTGAAGCCTTGAAAACCACGATTACGGCTTCCAGGAGTAAATTCATAAAACCTCTCTGGCATTCACTAGGTTTTGAAAGTGTCTGCAGCACTACTAAGAGTCTTAAGCATTCGCCAGCAACAGTTGCTGATTTTTCAGTTACAGGTTTCTGTCAACAGAAGACCTTCAGAACGACAAATACCAGAGACAAAAAGGGAAACGGGGTTATAATTATCTAAAAGGATAGTCTGAAACACCTTTAAAGCATTCTGGATTATCACAAAAAAATCTGCTGTAAGCTCCCCAACAAAGAGCATTAAAAAATTGTTGCCTTCCACATTTGGGGTTTTCTGTACCAAACTTTTTAGCACTTGTAAACCAATTGATTGAACCTGTGCacaatagaaaaaaatattatcagTTGTCACATTCTTGGAAAAAATGACCATAATAGTACAGAGAATGCATATGAATGTACCTGTATATTTGAATCGGTAAGTACAGTTTGGACACATTTTGTGCAGTATTTAAACATAGTATAATAGACGGAATCACCATCTCTATTCTCTTCAAGATAATTTATTTCGTAACCCAACTTGGCAAATGATATAGTTTGTTCAAGAGAGAAAGCAAGCTTTGTTTGCAGTAGTATGTGCAAGTCAGATCTCTTATTTTCCTGCAGATGAATGGACTTAATGCAATCCTCGGTCAAATCAGTTATCACATTCAGACAAGTTCCCAATAATTTTTGCATATGAAGAAGACCATCTTCACTGACACCGGATTTATCTGCAATGTGAATTTTGATTAGCCCAAATTTATTAATCAAGAAGCCActgttttaataaaatttggcATAATCTTTAATATGAATATAGAAGGAAAGAAGCAAAATAGGCCTTAAATGGATGTATATGTGTAGAAATTATGTTGGAAGGTAAGTTGACAACTAAGAAAATGGAGGATATGGAAGAACTTTGGTTTTTATTCAAATTAGATAAATAGAATGGTCAGATCAGTTTTATTGTCACAGTGCTCACCATCAATAAAGCTTTTCAATAATAGACTTGTGCACTTGAAAAAATCGTCCACCTTGGAGAAACAAAACTCAGTTGAGGCTTCTCTGATTCCCTTGTAACCAATTAAAAGAAACGCCAATGCAGCAGAGATTAGCTGTGTCTGCGTGCCAAAACATGCAGTTcagcaaaaagataaaaattagtGGTTAATACAGTCGTTCAGAATTTTGTAAAAAGCATAGTTATGAAAAACTGCACGGCAATTATATAAATTAGAAATAATTCCCATTCAATATAAATAAACTAGTAACAATGAACACACCTACTGACCTTTGGTTGAAAACAGTTTACGAGTGTTTTAGCAGTGATAAATAATGTGGATATCAAATCCTCCGAGGGTTTGTCCAAAGATATTGCCTTACTACTGAACACAAAAATATGAACCTTCAGCTGATTGAGAGTGATATCAGAggtttaaaataattaaaaaaaagtaaaataaatttgTATATTGATAGATTCCATTACCTTTGAAATACTTTGTAAAGATAAGCCAAACAAAGTTCCATTGCCAAATACGCAAAGTTGTCCACTTCATAAAAAGATTCAGGGCAGTTCTTCACAATCTAttgaaagaattaaaataaaacaccaATTCAGGATCTGTGACAAAGACAAAATGCACACAGAACTAATCTCTTGTAAAGTCCTTTGAATGGAAGGTTCCCTGGCCAAAGAAGTAAAGTTGTCCACTTCATGAAAAGATTCAGGGAagttcttcacaattggaataatcaaaataaaaccaaaatacACAATCTATGACTGACATTACACACAGACAACTAGTCTCTTATAAGGTCTTTACATACAGAAATCTTTTTGACATTACAACTCGGAATCTCCGGTCCACAGTTTTCTAAACACATAAATATGCAGCCACCTTTATTAAAGGATATGATTCCTACCAAGCTAACGCactaaaatgaaagaaaatataagtaaatgaaAAGCAATTTACTGTTATGCGGATCAAATTATTGTTCTGCAAATCCACATACAAGCTTTTATAAAAGAGCTTAAGTTTAGCAAAGTGCAAATGGTTCATAATATCAGTAGGAGTGTAAAAAGGCATGTTGGCTGTTGCAGCCTGCAGGTGGACGCTACGAAAGGAACTGGAATAGTTAGTAACTGAATGAACGAATGAATCATAACATTCTGAGGTAACAACTCAAAATCCAAACATAATTCAGCCTCAATTAATTGGTAAGAACTTCTTCACGTGTATTGTCTTAGAATATGAAAGATCAACGCAAAAAAACAGCATAATACTCATCATAATACCTAAAAAAAGGCCTTAAATTATCCAAGAAGACTTCTTTGTTTTATAATTACCTGTGATATAACAGACACTGAAAGACTATCCCAAGAATTATCCATGCACATAGAATATGAGAAAACCTGCACCAGTCAAATATGAAATAAAGAATTACTACATGAATATCAAAGTCAACAGGTGCCCTGTGCATGGTTAGGGTAGTACTAGTACTACAAAGACCAAAACTGGTGACTGCACAAGTCATAAGGAAAGGGAACCCATAAGATACATGTCAGATAGCATCGTGAATATGGCATCGTGAATACCCAACAGCACAAATAATGAATACAAATCAATTCACTCTTAAAGCAATCTACCACATCGCACCACACTGATAAACTTTGTAATGCTGCATCTTTAGAAAATGttacaaattataaatatataaagagagtggaattttttattaaagaagtCATTAAAGATGTCAGTTGTCCAATGTATGTTTGATGCACTAGATGTTCTATTGCAGAGAATACAACTTATTCTATTTGACTTGCAAACTCATTAACTCCCTTACGTTACTTGTAACTGATAAACAGATTAAAATTAGATGATGACtttaaaaggaaagaaaacaataatgaGCAGAAATATAGGGATCCAAGGATTTGAAGaaacaattaataattttatCTGACAGtcttcttttttcatttatagGACTGCAATAAGGCCggcaatgctttatggcacggaatgttgggtagtgaagcatcaacacgtacataaaataGGTCTagcggagatgagaatgcttcgttggatgtgtgggcacacgagaaaggataagattaggaatgaggatatccgaggtaaagtaggagtagccgaaattgaaggaaagatgagagaaaatcggtttcAGTGTTTTGGACACGTGAAACGAAGGTCCATTAACGCTCCGATTAGAAGATTCGATTACGGGATAGAGGTTCAAggccgaaggggtagaggaagacctagaaggactttggaagagactctaagaaaagacttagagaacttggatctaacggaagatGCGACACAGAACTGAGCGCAAtggcattctaggattcatataaccgaccccacttagtgagaaaaggctttgttgttgttgttgttgttgattagCGAAATGTAGTAAAATGAGTCATTCAGACGCTTCTGCATAGAAGATGATCACTTCCTACGTAAAACTGCATATGACAACATGTGGCTCTTTTCACAGGATGCCTATGCACACATTAGAGCATTAAGGAGTTAataagagaaagagaaaaggaaacGGATAGCCACCTGTAGCAGTTCTCTGCATATGTCCACAGTGAGAAATCCTGCACTGGCAAACCTTTTGGTCGCCAGAAACTGGAAAACCGGTAATGCAATTTCATATAACTTAATTCCTGGGAAAGATAATTCTTCACTAGCTGAATCTTCACCGCTACTAgctttaatgaaataaattggaCTTTTCAGTTCACCAAGGGTAGAATATTGGCCCTGAAATAAGACCAGTAGAGCAAATCCCCAAAGAAACTGATATTCTTCGGATTCCATTTCTACCATGCGATGTCCTGACAATAAGCTATTTCTTGATTTATTTTGAGTAGTGCAGTTTGAATACTCCTCCTCTTCAATATTCACAGGAACTGCATCCAATGCAATTGCCTGCAATATTACTGGCCAGGATTCTTCTAAGCAAGGTTGCAACTTTGATGATACCAGAGGAGACTGAATTCCATCAAGAAATGGATTCCACTGtaaagaaagaaattattaGTGAAAACAAAGCACAGATGCAAGGGATGAAAGCTAGCAGTTTTCCTATCATTTAGCTGACCTTTGTCTTGAGATGCAAGCACAAGAATACATAACTGTAATCCTTCAAAACACTAATCCAGTACTTCCCAAGCATACTTGAACTCTTTGAAAATAATGGTAACAATGCTAGATATTCATCTGGAACCCCACTATGGTGTCTCCTCAAGAACGCATATGTATAACATTTGAGAGAGGCATGAGCAGCAAGAAGTCTTATCTTGATCTACATCACAATTAATAAATTAGTTTTccatttaaaaagtaaaatggaTTCCTttaatcaagaaaacaataaaacaagAGTTGAACAATGACTTTTATATACCTTGCATGAGACCCATTCTGCAAATGAAGGATAATACAGGTCCTTAAATTCATTCAAAGGTCGTGAAATCAATGAATATATGCGTTTAACAGCAATTTGATCGCCCTTAATAATTCCACTAGTTAGTATCTGTAATCACAATTCACTTCACGTTGTCACTTACacgcaaaaaaaaaactaaataaataggGAAGAAACCAAGGAAAAGATAAAGTTAGATTTGTCTTTGTTAAAGAACCTTTGTAGCGAGCAGGAAGCCTGCTTCCAATAGAATAGGGCCAGAGGACGAGTCTAAGGCAGTGCGGACAGCAGATACTAACTGGGCCTGAATTTCATACAGCCTCAATTATTAAAAACACCCCCATTTCCCCCCAGTAAAAGCGAATCTAAAACTGAAACTATCTGTCAAATCCCTCCAAGGAGCTTTAACAGAGATAATGGACATCTTTTTGCAATTTCAAATCTCTGTCAAGGAATCTAATAGAAGCAAGTGAAAGAAAATCACAAGCACTTGCTGCACTTCTGACATACCTGATACTGTTCCAGTAGGAGGTGCCCTGGAAGCTCCGGGTCAGGTATCTTTTCAAACTGTTCCCAGCATCACAAGACAGAAATATATATGAACAAAACGAAATACATGATATAAGAATCAAGAAATATCTAAATTATAAGACTTTGCCCAGCTAGATAGCAGTGACATATAAGCTACCCGTATAGAATGGACAATAGGGTGCTCACCTGTCTCAGCCCAATGAGTGTGTTGAAGTAGAAAAAAAGGGGGTGTAAATTAAAAGACAGCAAGACATGAAAGGGGAGTAGTAATTAGTAGAAACTATAATTCCTATTTCAAAGATTTAggtaaaatgaaaataaaagtcAAGTATGTATCAGAAAATATGATGTGAAGAAGAGGTATTAAGATCTATATAGGAAACATATCACATTCAATTAGATATCAGAATATGAGCAAGGCTTGGATTTTAGGAGGTCAAGCATGACTCATGACACtattttacaaatttctctATTCTTACAGTGTACATGTAGCGCTTGTACGGTCAAAAGGACTGAGGTGTTTTTGCTCAATTAGTAATTAAGAAACATaacgaaaaaatgaaaaataaaataaaacatttaaaGAAGTCCTAAATCTACCCAACCAAGTGGTGCTGCTGCGATATCATATAAACTAGTAGAATTAGCATGTCTTATACAAACTCACCTTATCTGTAATGGTACCCAGAAGTCCCACACCAATTGGCTGCAAGTTTTCTAACTGGATTGTGCTTATCtatgaaaattaacaagaaatgtCAGCTCTAACATGTATTCCTCAGGCATTTGATAGGACAtagtaaaaatttaaaagaacaaACAAACTTGACATCCGTACCTGGTATGCAAGGGCTATAAGTTCTTGTATATGGAGGACGAGCCAATCACTGGAGGCCTGTCCATTAGTAGGTTGGCTCCTAGCAGTACAAAGATCAAAATGAGCTGGATTCTTTCCAACAGCTCTAGGTAGGTAACTCAAACACCTACAAAGCAACAAATTACTAAATCAATTAAACGAAGAATACCACAAGTTAAGACAAAAGTTCATGACTAGTTCTTTGAAAGGGAAGAGGGAGCTTGTGCCTTGGTAAGTGTCAAACACAAAAGGGTTTCTAAAGGCACGGCCTATGCACATTTACACCGTTCTTCTAGCTTGTACACTAACGTATGCATACTAAAACTAATTTTATGCTCAATGAAATTTCTTTCATCTGATATTTGAATTGCTACTTAAAAATCAATCCCAAGCTTCGttgattattattttcttgAGGTCCATGGTATAATAATCTTGCACTTGATAGTTTCAATTTTATACAAAGTTTATGTTCTGCCTTGTGGAATCTTGCCCGACACAAACACAGGCTGCAGTCTTCAACACGTGTGAACTCTGGGCACTTTTGTGGGTGTGCCTGTGTGCAGTAGATTTAATGCATCATTTCAGGTAGTGCATGGAAAATATCATCACATACTCAGCAGCAAAAACTCTGGTTCGGTATCTGAGGTGTTTATCTCTATTCAGAATACCATGGGGGCCTATGGTGCTAGAAACCATGTTCTCatcgtcttctccaaaattcaCACTTGGGTCACCCTCTGTACCCTTTGAGGGATAATTTTCTAAGCTGCTACTACTATTAGCATTTCTTCGCATTGATGTGGCAAGAATCTGAGAAAGATTTTGACAATTCACTGAATTAGTAATTGTCCTTTCCAAGACAGGACAAAAAACATGCTTATCTATCAAGAAAATTGGGGATTAAACTGATTTACAAAGTACTATAATTCTATTAACAAGAAGAAACTAAGCTCAATGGATAGAAGTATTCAAGTATACCAAAtagtttgtcttttttttttctttcaaaatttacATCCAAAACATACTATCTGTATAACACTCTGGATGAAAAGAGAACAGACTAAACAAGCTTACCACATTACGACAAATTGATATCCAATGGGATGGACAGGAAGGGCATGATGCATAGAGCAATCGCATGATTGTGGTGCGCACCAGATCCCCTATCCTACAAGGATAAAAATAAGGGGAGATAAGTTATCTTGCATCACTCTCTCTCTACAGATAAATGTCAACAAGAAACCAGGCTAAAAGTGCAGTAAATACTCGGAATCTGTTTCTTCATCCAGCATGTGAAATAACTTCTCTTCTATTTGCTCGACAACAATGGAAACCTGTATGATAGAAAATCAGTGAATGATCTGATTTATTGTGATGAGACTTATATTTGAAGATGGAAAGTAACATGAGGGCATACCGGATCTTTTTCAATCAGATGTCGTAGAGTGGAAACAGCTAGATGCCTTAACGCTGGCTGCttgaaaatggaaagaaaaaaaagggtaacTTCATATTATGGAAAGGAGCAGAAATATATAAGTATATGAACTTCACCAgccacagaaacaaaacctgTCTTGAGGACAAAGTAGGTAGAAGAGTTTGCACATGGGTGTGCACGGAAACAGCTTGTGGTGCAAAAAGAACAAGTTGCTGGGTGAAGCGTACACTCCTGCAACAATAATAGCTTTTGAATGGAGCCAATTTCTATTCtctaacacaaaaacaaaacaaacaattgTAGAAGAGAACATATTACATGAAAACTAAACAAGTGTTGAATAAATTGGAATACGTACTCAAGCATCATTGCTGTTTCTTGCCCAGAGCTTATCTCGGAAACAACAGactacaaaaatcaaaattagaaaaaaaaaatcaacaaatggACACCAGTCTGTGAATTCAATTAACTATAATATAAATGGAAAGAGATGAAAGTAAGTCCGTTgaaatttcaccaaaaaataattaaaaacttaataagtATGTACTGAAATATGCCAATTCTTAACATGATAAAACATATTAGTATTACAGCAGAAGCTCAGAGGCAGTGGAAAATTTCGATAACAATACCTTGCAACGTGAAAAGAAAATACTTCCAGGGGCAAGTTCAGGACCAAGAACAGCAACAATAGCATTTATAAGACGGCCAACACCTTGCTGAAGTGCAACCCATCCATTCTCCTCAGACAAAAGAATGTCCAGAGCAAGACCAAGTGTTGCCTACAGAGAAGAAATGTGACGAGAGAACATTGTTCAGTCAAGTACAAACTAACAATTCATCTGCTAAGAGGTACAAATCTAAGATGATAGTCTGCTCTAACAACAAAACCTACCAAAATATACACAGAGTTAGAACTTCAAGGTTATCGGTGAAAACACTATCAGTTATATACTTCATACAAGGGCAATCACTTTTCAGTAGACAATACAAGAAAGATCAATACTGCTCACAAATGTATCAGTTAAACAAGGCAACAGCTTAATTCAAACAAATGTCATTTATCCATAACCAATACCTTTGATAGTCTACAAATGAATCTGTCATAGGGCCTGAAAGTATCATGTTACCTCAGAGATACAAAGGTCAAAGCATGCCAACAGTTTCTTTCAAATCACTTCAAGGTCTAAATCAATGACAACATACTTATCCAAGATAACAAAGCAATTAGTAACAAAGACATTACCATCTCACAAGAGCGCTGAAGTGAATCTAAACTAAAAAGATACCACAACAGttgcaaatttcttttcatctaTTGCCAAGATTTGTATTCCGATTATGCCAATGTAAACAGCATTACTTAACACACTACAACCATTAAAAACATGAGTTACCTGGACTTGAGATACATAGGACAAGCCAGCAGCTTCAATGGTTAACAGAAGCCCATGCAAAGACCAGATCTGTAAACCAGCTATTGAACTTTTAGAAAGCAGCGAGATTGAGCTCACAGTTGAAGGCACTAAAGTTGACAATGCCATGCCTCCTGCACTGCAGGCATAATATGCAAGGACATTGAGATAAAGTATAACCTCTACTTAAGATCCCCATCAAAAGGATCActaattgaaaatttaaaaatcaaaggaaaaaaaaaagattagcaAAGATATCAGATGATAGCAGAACTCCACGAGTGAACAACTCATCCTAAAATCTGCATGTGATGTGATAAACAGACAAAAGTTTAACCATATAAAGACTTAGTTCAAGTGATTATCAGAATTGCCTCCCCCGGATATGAACTAGATATCAACTGCAAATGACTCATGAATTGTGACTTGCAACCTGATCCTgaggaaaattttaaattcaatacCAAGGGAGGTGCAATGCAAGTGTGATACTACAACACCCGCCTTCAGGCATGTATCTCTTTTATAGAAAGAGGTAGCAAAAGAAAGCAATAGAATAGACATTCTATATGCTACTTAAGATTCAAGAGTACCAGTAAGAATATCCCTGTAAATATTCATAACAAACTTGAAAGGAAGTTCAATATGTCACCTGCGGTGAATGCAGCCAAGAGCAAAAGCAATTGATCCAGCATAGTTTGAATCAGTTGCCCCAGTTAAGTCACCAAGCAGAGATCTAGTCTGTGTGTCACCCAAACAATGAATCAGAGTGGGAAGGAAAGACATGGGCAGAGGGAGAACGAGAAAAGGAAAGCTGCAGAGTCAGCAGCACGACTGAAATTCAAAGAACAAAGGTGATGTTTGACATTGATATGTTTGAACTACCATTCTTGCTGTAAAGATATCATTTCCAAGACGAGCTAAAAGACCCAGACATTCTGATGAAGCCCTACGC from Pyrus communis chromosome 9, drPyrComm1.1, whole genome shotgun sequence harbors:
- the LOC137744755 gene encoding protein SWEETIE-like isoform X2, whose product is MAKYVTTENAPLSQFGVLVAQLESIVASASHKPPEPLLCFDLLSDLISTINEEPKESILLWQRRCEDALYSLLILGARRPVRHLASVAMARVISNGDGISIYSRASSLQGFLSDGRRSEPQKLAGAAQCLGELYRHFGRRITSGLLETTIIAMKLFKFNEEFVRQEALYMLQNALEGSGGNAAASAYTEAFRLIMRFAVGDKSFLVRIAAARCLKAFAIIGGPGLGVGELDSSASYCVKALEDPVSSVRDAFAEALGSLLALGMNPHAQVQPRGKGPFPPAKKLEGGLHRHLALPFTKVGARSKDVRVGITLSWVFFLQAIRLKYMHPDSELQNYAIQVMEMLCSDNSVDAYSLACVLYILRVGVTDQMTEPTQRNFLGFLGNQLMSLDASPSMKIAALRTASYTLKTLGEVPVEFKEVLDDTVVAAVSHSSQLVRIEAALTLRALAEVDPTCVGGLISYGVTMLNALRENLAFEKGSTLQLELDSLHGQATVLAALVSISPKLPLGFPARLPRSILEVSKKMLTESSRNPLAATIEKEAGWLLLSSLLASMPKEELEDQVFDILSLWASLFTGNPEDETNHTGDLISRIRMWSAAVDALTAFLRCFLSPNDGNNGILLQPVLVYLSRALSYISLIAAKQLPNVKPALDIFIIRTLIAYQSLPDPTAYKNDHRMVLQICTSPFIEASGCEESTCLRFLLDKRDAWLGPWIPGRDWFEDELRAFQGGKDGLIPCVWENEICSFPQLEPVNKTLVNQMLLCFGILFASQDSGGMLSLLGTIEQCLKAGKKQPWHAGSITNICVGLLSGFKALLSLRPQPLALEILNSAQAIFQSILAEGDICPSQRRASSECLGLLARLGNDIFTARMTRSLLGDLTGATDSNYAGSIAFALGCIHRSAGGMALSTLVPSTVSSISLLSKSSIAGLQIWSLHGLLLTIEAAGLSYVSQVQATLGLALDILLSEENGWVALQQGVGRLINAIVAVLGPELAPGSIFFSRCKSVVSEISSGQETAMMLESVRFTQQLVLFAPQAVSVHTHVQTLLPTLSSRQPALRHLAVSTLRHLIEKDPVSIVVEQIEEKLFHMLDEETDSEIGDLVRTTIMRLLYASCPSCPSHWISICRNVILATSMRRNANSSSSLENYPSKGTEGDPSVNFGEDDENMVSSTIGPHGILNRDKHLRYRTRVFAAECLSYLPRAVGKNPAHFDLCTARSQPTNGQASSDWLVLHIQELIALAYQISTIQLENLQPIGVGLLGTITDKFEKIPDPELPGHLLLEQYQAQLVSAVRTALDSSSGPILLEAGFLLATKILTSGIIKGDQIAVKRIYSLISRPLNEFKDLYYPSFAEWVSCKIKIRLLAAHASLKCYTYAFLRRHHSGVPDEYLALLPLFSKSSSMLGKYWISVLKDYSYVFLCLHLKTKWNPFLDGIQSPLVSSKLQPCLEESWPVILQAIALDAVPVNIEEEEYSNCTTQNKSRNSLLSGHRMVEMESEEYQFLWGFALLVLFQGQYSTLGELKSPIYFIKASSGEDSASEELSFPGIKLYEIALPVFQFLATKRFASAGFLTVDICRELLQVFSYSMCMDNSWDSLSVSVISQIVKNCPESFYEVDNFAYLAMELCLAYLYKVFQSKAISLDKPSEDLISTLFITAKTLVNCFQPKTQLISAALAFLLIGYKGIREASTEFCFSKVDDFFKCTSLLLKSFIDDKSGVSEDGLLHMQKLLGTCLNVITDLTEDCIKSIHLQENKRSDLHILLQTKLAFSLEQTISFAKLGYEINYLEENRDGDSVYYTMFKYCTKCVQTVLTDSNIQVQSIGLQVLKSLVQKTPNVEGNNFLMLFVGELTADFFVIIQNALKKPVTEKSATVAGECLRLLVVLQTLSKPSECQRGFMNLLLEAVIVVFKASEEGSSLEVDTLRSTAVRLVSHLAQLPSSAVHFKDILLSMPVTQRQQLQGFIRASVTQEHNATQLKPTTPSLEIKLPVPTEASKEKPPPSATTAHSPSDDQEIEEAEEDEDDWDAFQSFPATLKAAESESKGESTAEEPDLEVSTQSDYTHGDSISQPINNVDAVDDTDHQEAGEREVISDAPDGLKSPQGNAPTNGTEAEEPHDLQTKSGVSGPCDDQQLERDEEVVSRQVGMTSGSNQVTVCMPSELHPTDTEAEETHDLQTNSGFVPPCDDQHLKRNKEVVSRQEGMAAGLNQVNAERMPSEHPTGDAEHMPVEVNLDHHLQGEKENPGNKPGQVSSYPLPLEEVSDKSEDKEEAAIEKSCLELPGESSKVKDSSET